From a region of the Brachyhypopomus gauderio isolate BG-103 unplaced genomic scaffold, BGAUD_0.2 sc64, whole genome shotgun sequence genome:
- the gtf3c4 gene encoding LOW QUALITY PROTEIN: general transcription factor 3C polypeptide 4 (The sequence of the model RefSeq protein was modified relative to this genomic sequence to represent the inferred CDS: deleted 1 base in 1 codon): MAASEPNRATDGEEAASADEPRSRGDFWADLGPVVKREPVIKLISAVSGLEPLAWSEDHRLAASTVSSVSLMELVCDLHGYSQDLVLHRTHIPVPHSACELKVGPEDKVKKAKESCENSTDPAARQLFLMDRVLNPQGGSLRGVKYTSWSPLGCDVSGRCLLACLTLDNRLTIHSGHKRLQWTTLLDLTEMYGDMLRSRDYSTQSGDAPTGSLDDPGELQRRYRMQTPVRMEWSSLCNTQQVQSNNECKDVGTVLLAVLMENGDLVVWQFRLPVQGKGSVVSCNTIRSGVTMPSVLAWWEYEHGGRRMSGLIVGSSVGPVKILPVNLKAVKGYFTLRQPVVLWQETDQIPVHNIRCISLFHPHQKCNCSLVVAARGAYIFWCLLLISKAGLNVHNSHVTGLHSTPITSMTTGRSGGSIFTCSLDGTVKKLTPVFTDVAVVFKQQEITLPEGVAGRRVHGISVSPNGAYLALASTQGVVDGLHPVSLEYQVQFVTLKTPDEAAAELLESQVRSLYRQADLLDLVRWRVLRDKRVPPFLQDELDDKVPTTGCVYLWRLKLFLLRILHQSMRKAPAEVRWRPTHEDAKAFLADEEAGGGGGGGRSGRGGARSRRPGGARGEGGGREASEEQMNEILAWMEEAESHLTREHMKRVLGEVYLHTLITENTCIPTKGLCDFLSSDPTNEDRAAKVLIGHIMKKMNKQTFPEHCSLCKEVLPFSDRKQAVCSKGHVWLRCVRSYQVCQSVTYRRCLLQDSIASVPLPEDPDWVKKILQGPCTFCDSPLL; this comes from the exons ATGGCGGCTTCCGAACCGAACCGCGCCACGGACGGCGAAGAGGCCGCGTCCGCGGACGAACCAAGGTCGCGGGGTGATTTTTGGGCGGATCTGGGGCCGGTGGTTAAACGGGAACCCGTGATTAAGTTGATAAGTGCAGTGAGCGGTCTGGAGCCCCTGGCGTGGTCGGAGGACCACCGCCTGGCAGCCTCCACCGTCAGCAGCGTGTCCCTCATGGAGCTGGTGTGCGATCTGCACGGATACAGCCAGGATCTGGTCCTGCACCGCACACACATCCCCGTCCCGCACTCCGCGTGTGAACTCAAG GTGGGCCCGGAGGACAAAGTGAAGAAAGCAAAAGAAAGCTGTGAAAACAGTACGGACCCAGCGGCGAGGCAGCTGTTTCTGATGGACAGAGTCCTGAACCCCCAGGGCGGGTCGCTGCGTGGTGTGAAGTACACCAGCTGGTCCCCGCTGGGCTGTGACGTGAGCGGTCGCTGCCTGCTGGCCTGTCTGACGCTGGACAACCGCCTCACCATCCACAGCGGCCACAAGCGTCTGCAGTGGACCACGCTCCTGGACCTCACCGAGATGTACGGGGACATGCTACGGTCCAGGGACTACAGCACGCAGAGCGGCGACGCCCCCACGGGTTCGCTGGACGACCCGGGCGAGCTGCAGAGGCGGTACCGCATGCAGACGCCCGTGCGCATGGAGTGGTCCAGTCTGTGCAACACGCAGCAGGTTCAGAGCAACAACGAATGCAAGGACGTGGGCACGGTGCTGCTGGCGGTGCTGATGGAGAACGGAGACCTGGTGGTGTGGCAGTTCCGGCTGCCCGTGCAGGGCAAGGGCTCTGTGGTGTCCTGCAACACCATCCGGTCCGGCGTGACGATGCCCAGCGTGCTGGCCTGGTGGGAGTACGAACACGGTGGGCGGAGGATGAGCGGTCTGATCGTGGGCAGCTCGGTGGGGCCGGTCAAGATCCTGCCCGTCAACCTGAAGGCGGTGAAGGGTTACTTCACGCTGCGCCAGCCCGTGGTTCTGTGGCAGGAGACGGACCAGATCCCCGTCCACAACATACGCTGCATCTCCCTCTTCCACCCGCACCAGAAGTGCAACTGCAGCCTGGTGGTGGCCGCTCGGGGCGCCTACATCTTCTGGTGTCTGCTGCTCATCTCCAAGGCGGGGCTGAACGTTCACAACTCCCATGTGACCGGCCTGCACtccacccccatcacctccatGACCACCGGCCGGAGCGGAGGCTCCATCTTCACCTGCTCCCTCGACGGCACCGTCAAGAAGCTCACGCCGGTCTTCACCGACGTGGCCGTGGTCTTCAAGCAGCAGGAGATCACGCTGCCCGAGGGCGTGGCGGGCAGGCGCGTCCACGGCATCTCCGTCAGCCCCAACGGCGCCTACCTGGCGCTGGCCTCCACCCAGGGCGTGGTCGACGGGCTCCACCCGGTGTCGCTGGAGTACCAGGTGCAGTTCGTCACGCTGAAGACGCCGGACGAGGCAGCGGCCGAGCTGCTGGAGTCGCAGGTGCGGAGCCTCTACAGGCAGGCGGACCTGCTGGACCTGGTGCGCTGGCGAGTTCTGCGGGACAAACGTGTCCCGCCCTTCCTGCAGGACGAGCTGGACGACAAGGTGCCCACCACGGGCTGCGTCTACCTGTGGCGCCTCAAGCTCTTTCTCCTACGCATCCTTCACCAGTCCATGCGCAAGGCGCCCGCCGAGGTCCGCTGGAGACCCACGCACGAGGACGCCAAGGCCTTCCTGGCCGACGAGGAGGCGGgcggggggggaggaggaggacgatcAGGCCGCGGGGGAGCCAGAAGCCGGCGGCCCGGAGGAGCACGGGGCGAAGGAGGCGGGCGG GAGGCCAGCGAGGAGCAGATGAACGAGATCCTGGCCTGGATGGAGGAGGCCGAGTCCCACCTGACCCGTGAGCACATGAAGAGGGTGCTGGGGGAGGTGTACCTCCACACGCTCATCACGGAGAACACCTGCATCCCCACCAAAGGGCTCTGTGACTTCCTGTCCAGTGACCCCACCAACGAGGACAGGGCAGCCAAG GTCCTGATCGGTCACATAATGAAGAAGATGAACAAGCAGACGTTCCCTGAGCACTGCAGCCTGTGCAAGGAGGTTCTGCCCTTCAGCGACCGGAAACAGGCCGTCTGCAGCAAGGGCCACGTCTGGCTCAG gtgtgtgCGGTCATATCAGGTCTGTCAGAGTGTGACGTATCGTCGCTGTCTGCTGCAGGACAGTATAGCTTCAGTGCCACTGCCTGAGG ATCCCGACTGGGTGAAGAAGATCCTTCAGGGCCCGTGCACTTTCTGCGACTCACCACTCCTCTGA